TAATGGTTTTTGGATATCAGCTCAAATGTTTGTCATTCTATAGATACATTACCATCTGTTTCTTTTATTGCTTTTTCAAGTTGGTCCTTACCTATAAAACAAAAAGGACAACTATAATCAGAATAAATACTCGCTTTCAATGAAAAAGTAATTTCTCCTTTCAATAATGTTTATTGAGGTGATTAATACAGTTTTATCTAATTTAAGCAAACCCTACTTGTAACTGTAAGTATTACAGTTACAAGTAGGGGTGGATATATTTATCCATTGTTTACTAGAATTTTGTTCATTATATTTTCTAATGTTACACTTTTTAATACTGTCTCCATTGCATCCTGTGCACTTTCCAAAATAACTTCCAATACAATTTGTATGTTTGCACCAACTGTACAGTTAATATTGGTATCTT
This sequence is a window from Staphylococcus sp. KG4-3. Protein-coding genes within it:
- a CDS encoding DsbA family protein, with the translated sequence MKGEITFSLKASIYSDYSCPFCFIGKDQLEKAIKETDGNVSIE